Proteins encoded by one window of Arachis ipaensis cultivar K30076 chromosome B04, Araip1.1, whole genome shotgun sequence:
- the LOC107638866 gene encoding tubulin beta chain produces the protein MREILHIQGGQCGNQIGAKFWEVICDEHGIDHTGKYSGDSELQLERINVYYNEATGGRYVPRAVLMDLEPGTMDSVRSGPFGQIFRPDNFVFGQSGAGNNWAKGHYTEGAELIDSVLDVVRKEAENCDCLQGFQVCHSLGGGTGSGMGTLLISKIREEYPDRMMLTFSVFPSPKVSDTVVEPYNATLSVHQLVENADECMVLDNEALYDICFRTLKLATPTFGDLNHLISATMSGVTCCLRFPGQLNSDLRKLAVNLIPFPRLHFFMVGFAPLTSRGSQQYRALTVPELTQQMWDAKNMMCAADPRHGRYLTASAMFRGKMSTKEVDEQMINVQNKNSSYFVEWIPNNVKSSVCDIPPKGLKMASTFIGNSTSIQEMFRRVSEQFTAMFRRKAFLHWYTGEGMDEMEFTEAESNMNDLVAEYQQYQDATADEEEYEEEEEEAAA, from the exons ATGAGAGAAATCCTTCACATCCAGGGGGGGCAGTGCGGTAACCAGATCGGTGCCAAGTTCTGGGAAGTCATTTGCGACGAGCACGGAATTGACCACACCGGGAAGTACAGCGGCGACTCTGAGCTTCAGCTCGAGCGCATCAACGTCTATTACAATGAGGCAACTGGCGGAAGATACGTTCCACGCGCCGTCCTCATGGATCTGGAGCCGGGAACCATGGACTCCGTTAGATCCGGTCCGTTCGGGCAGATCTTTAGGCCTGATAACTTCGTTTTCGGGCAGTCCGGGGCTGGTAACAACTGGGCGAAGGGACATTACACTGAGGGAGCTGAGCTTATTGATTCCGTTCTTGATGTTGTCAGGAAGGAGGCAGAGAATTGCGATTGCTTGCAGG GATTTCAAGTTTGCCACTCCTTGGGAGGTGGTACCGGCTCAGGAATGGGAACACTTCTCATCTCGAAGATTAGGGAGGAGTACCCAGATCGCATGATGTTGACTTTTTCTGTCTTCCCTTCCCCCAAGGTATCTGACACAGTTGTGGAGCCATACAATGCCACACTTTCTGTGCATCAGCTTGTTGAAAATGCTGACGAATGCATGGTCTTGGATAATGAGGCTCTCTACGACATTTGCTTCCGTACTTTGAAGCTTGCCACTCCAACAT TTGGCGACCTTAACCACCTAATTTCCGCTACCATGAGTGGAGTTACTTGTTGTCTACGTTTCCCGGGGCAACTTAACTCTGATCTCCGAAAGCTTGCTGTTAACCTTATCCCATTCCCTCGTCTCCACTTCTTCATGGTTGGGTTTGCACCCTTAACATCAAGAGGATCCCAGCAGTACCGGGCTTTGACTGTGCCTGAGTTGACTCAGCAGATGTGGGATGCCAAAAATATGATGTGTGCTGCTGACCCACGCCACGGTCGCTATTTGACAGCATCAGCAATGTTCCGTGGTAAGATGAGCACCAAGGAAGTAGATGAGCAGATGATCAATGTGCAGAACAAGAACTCATCTTACTTTGTTGAGTGGATTCCTAACAATGTCAAGTCCAGCGTGTGCGATATCCCACCCAAGGGTCTCAAGATGGCATCCACCTTCATTGGTAACTCAACCTCAATTCAGGAGATGTTCAGGAGAGTTAGCGAGCAGTTCACAGCTATGTTCAGGCGCAAGGCTTTCTTGCACTGGTACACTGGGGAAGGAATGGACGAAATGGAATTCACCGAGGCCGAAAGCAACATGAATGATCTGGTTGCTGAGTACCAGCAATACCAGGATGCTACTGCTGATGAGGAAGAgtatgaagaggaagaagaggaggctGCTGCTTAA